A window of Raineyella sp. W15-4 contains these coding sequences:
- a CDS encoding DedA family protein gives MDLVTLVPQAIPGLHFLSNPGDLLQQLGPWALFGVALMVFIESGLLFPFLPGDSLLFTAALLHGPDKLNINIWVLILVAFVCAFLGDQVGYFLGSRFGRRLFKDDARVLKTEHLNRAEDFFHKYGGRSLVLARFVPVVRTYVPLVAGMVRHPYRHFIGWNALGGFLWVGIMSAAGYFLGGVPLVANHVDLIAIIIVVVSLLPMGIEILRSTRSKGSAPQRAAAPSAEHENV, from the coding sequence ATGGATTTGGTGACACTCGTTCCGCAGGCGATTCCTGGACTGCACTTCCTCAGCAACCCTGGCGACCTGCTTCAGCAACTCGGACCGTGGGCACTGTTCGGTGTTGCGCTGATGGTGTTCATCGAATCCGGCCTGCTCTTTCCCTTCCTCCCCGGCGACTCCCTGCTCTTCACCGCGGCGCTGCTGCACGGACCGGACAAGCTGAACATCAACATCTGGGTGCTGATCCTGGTCGCCTTCGTCTGTGCCTTCCTGGGTGACCAGGTGGGGTACTTCCTCGGCAGCCGGTTCGGCCGCCGCCTGTTCAAGGACGATGCTCGGGTGCTGAAGACCGAGCATCTGAACCGCGCCGAGGATTTCTTCCACAAGTACGGTGGCCGTTCGCTGGTGCTGGCCCGGTTCGTCCCGGTCGTCCGGACGTACGTTCCGCTGGTCGCCGGCATGGTTCGTCACCCGTACCGCCACTTCATCGGCTGGAACGCCCTGGGCGGGTTCCTGTGGGTCGGCATCATGTCGGCCGCCGGCTACTTCCTGGGCGGCGTCCCGCTGGTCGCGAACCACGTCGACCTGATCGCCATCATCATCGTCGTCGTCTCGCTGCTCCCGATGGGCATCGAGATCCTGCGGTCCACGCGCTCGAAGGGCTCCGCCCCTCAGCGCGCCGCGGCCCCGTCCGCCGAGCACGAGAACGTCTGA
- a CDS encoding nucleoside phosphorylase — translation MTDPAATPEPPFPLDSSADLAADLEQEGFLEPSALYPRADVPATVVLAFLPQTVSEIGAREGSRLSRTISDVLEPRPLYERDHRGVRVGWCYPSMGAPHTAMVMEELIAMGARRFVAVGSAGVLRSELVMGHPFVVTSALRDEGTSAQYLLPSPVVEADPVGVRACREALVEAGVGFSAGRTWTTDAIYRETRGRVQRRMGQGCAVVEMEAAAMMAVARYREVCLGQILFGADSLAGEAWDSRAWPTAAAVHEAMFWWAMDAAVRLAELDSGLR, via the coding sequence ATGACGGATCCTGCCGCCACGCCCGAGCCACCGTTCCCGCTGGACTCGTCCGCAGACCTTGCCGCGGACCTGGAACAGGAGGGCTTCCTCGAACCTTCGGCGCTCTACCCCCGCGCCGACGTGCCGGCCACCGTCGTGCTGGCCTTCCTGCCGCAGACCGTCAGCGAGATCGGTGCCCGGGAGGGCTCCCGGCTGAGCCGGACGATCAGCGACGTCCTCGAGCCGCGCCCGCTCTACGAGCGGGACCACCGGGGCGTACGGGTCGGCTGGTGCTACCCGTCGATGGGTGCCCCGCACACCGCGATGGTGATGGAGGAACTCATCGCCATGGGCGCCCGGCGCTTCGTTGCGGTGGGATCGGCCGGGGTGCTGCGCTCCGAACTGGTGATGGGGCACCCGTTCGTCGTCACCAGCGCGCTGCGCGACGAAGGGACCAGCGCCCAGTACCTGCTCCCGTCGCCGGTGGTCGAGGCCGACCCGGTCGGCGTCCGGGCCTGCCGGGAGGCCCTGGTCGAGGCCGGGGTGGGCTTCTCCGCGGGACGTACCTGGACCACCGACGCCATCTACCGCGAGACCCGTGGCCGGGTGCAGCGGCGGATGGGCCAGGGCTGCGCCGTGGTCGAGATGGAGGCTGCTGCGATGATGGCGGTGGCGCGCTACCGCGAGGTGTGTCTCGGCCAGATCCTCTTCGGTGCCGACTCGTTGGCCGGGGAGGCCTGGGACTCCCGTGCCTGGCCCACCGCGGCCGCCGTCCACGAGGCGATGTTCTGGTGGGCGATGGACGCGGCCGTACGGCTGGCCGAACTGGACAGTGGGCTCCGCTGA
- a CDS encoding adenylosuccinate synthase has translation MAGIIVIGTQWGDEGKGKATDQLGDSVDYVVRYSGGNNAGHTVVVNGESFAMHLLPSGILNENAVPCIANGVVVDLAVLFQEIDDLADRGVNTDRLLISPNAHLITPYHQTMDKVTERFLGKRKIGTTGRGIGPAYADKVNRLGLRVQDLFDASILHQKVEAALDQKNQLLVKMYNRRQIDPTQIADGLLAYAERVRPHVADVARVLNTALDQGKTVLFEGAQAHHLDVDHGTYPYVTSSNPTAGGALTGSGVGPTRIERVIGIAKAYTTRVGEGPFPTELFDQDGDKLREIGHEYGVTTGRKRRTGWFDALVVEAAATYNGATDLFLTKLDVLSGWDKIPVCVAYDINGERVETLPANQTDFHHARPVYEFLDGWSEDISECRAFEELPVNAQRYVHRLEELCRCRISGIGVGPGREQVVMVHDLVGAVGA, from the coding sequence GTGGCCGGAATCATCGTGATCGGCACCCAGTGGGGTGACGAGGGGAAGGGCAAGGCGACCGACCAGCTCGGCGACTCCGTCGACTACGTCGTCCGCTACTCCGGCGGCAACAACGCCGGCCACACCGTGGTGGTGAACGGTGAATCCTTCGCCATGCACCTGCTGCCGTCGGGCATCCTCAACGAGAACGCCGTTCCCTGCATCGCCAACGGCGTCGTGGTCGACCTGGCCGTCCTCTTCCAGGAGATCGACGATCTGGCCGACCGCGGGGTCAACACCGACCGACTGCTCATCTCGCCGAACGCACACCTGATCACCCCCTACCACCAGACGATGGACAAGGTGACCGAGCGGTTCCTCGGCAAGCGGAAGATCGGCACCACCGGCCGCGGCATCGGCCCGGCGTACGCAGACAAGGTCAACCGGCTGGGCCTGCGGGTCCAGGACCTCTTCGACGCGTCGATCCTGCACCAGAAGGTCGAGGCCGCGCTGGACCAGAAGAACCAGTTGCTGGTCAAGATGTACAACCGCCGGCAGATCGACCCGACCCAGATCGCCGACGGTCTGCTGGCGTACGCCGAGCGGGTCCGGCCGCACGTGGCCGACGTCGCCCGGGTGCTCAACACCGCGCTCGATCAGGGCAAGACCGTGCTGTTCGAGGGCGCCCAGGCGCACCACCTGGACGTGGACCACGGCACCTACCCGTACGTCACCTCCTCCAACCCGACCGCCGGCGGCGCGCTGACCGGCTCCGGGGTCGGCCCGACGAGGATCGAGCGGGTGATCGGCATCGCCAAGGCCTACACCACCCGGGTGGGGGAGGGGCCGTTCCCGACCGAGCTGTTCGACCAGGACGGCGACAAGCTGCGCGAGATCGGCCACGAGTACGGCGTCACCACCGGGCGGAAGCGGCGCACCGGCTGGTTCGACGCGCTCGTCGTCGAGGCGGCCGCCACCTACAACGGCGCGACCGACCTCTTCCTCACCAAGCTCGACGTGCTCTCCGGTTGGGACAAGATCCCGGTCTGCGTGGCGTACGACATCAACGGTGAGCGGGTTGAGACCCTGCCGGCGAACCAGACCGACTTCCACCACGCCAGGCCGGTCTACGAGTTCCTCGACGGCTGGAGCGAGGACATCAGTGAGTGTCGTGCGTTCGAGGAGCTGCCGGTCAACGCCCAGCGCTACGTCCATCGCCTCGAGGAGCTGTGTCGCTGCCGGATCTCCGGCATCGGTGTCGGCCCCGGCCGCGAGCAGGTCGTGATGGTCCACGACCTGGTCGGCGCGGTGGGCGCCTGA
- a CDS encoding DUF3151 domain-containing protein → MSETHHNLLADEAPVTRLPEDPAVVELADHGRERFLDIVCAYPQSSLCWALLAEGSLNMGSREGDVAAYAYARTGYHRGLDQLRRNGWKGFGAVPWEHTPNRGFLKALWALAVAAHRIGEDDEYERCAQFLRDSSQTGYDALTAERPVARGTGNEGVGDGTDEQMDEVVEEAGERQTASPMSGPSRDDREARAAAEDEPSDRVLDSPYAG, encoded by the coding sequence ATGAGCGAGACCCACCACAACCTGCTGGCCGATGAGGCTCCGGTGACGCGCCTGCCGGAGGACCCGGCAGTCGTCGAACTCGCGGACCACGGTCGGGAGCGGTTCCTTGACATCGTGTGCGCGTACCCGCAGTCCAGCCTGTGCTGGGCGCTGCTCGCGGAGGGTTCGCTCAACATGGGTTCCCGGGAGGGCGACGTGGCGGCGTACGCGTACGCCCGGACCGGCTATCACCGCGGCTTGGACCAGCTGCGCCGCAACGGCTGGAAGGGCTTCGGCGCCGTGCCCTGGGAGCACACGCCGAACCGTGGCTTCCTCAAGGCGCTGTGGGCGCTCGCCGTGGCCGCGCACCGGATCGGCGAGGACGACGAGTACGAGCGCTGTGCCCAGTTCCTGCGCGACTCCTCGCAGACCGGCTACGACGCCCTCACCGCCGAACGCCCGGTCGCCCGCGGCACCGGGAACGAGGGCGTCGGTGACGGCACCGACGAGCAGATGGACGAGGTGGTCGAGGAGGCCGGCGAGCGCCAGACCGCCTCGCCGATGTCGGGCCCGTCCCGCGATGACCGCGAGGCCCGTGCCGCGGCCGAGGACGAGCCCTCCGACCGGGTGCTGGACAGCCCGTACGCGGGCTGA
- the fbaA gene encoding class II fructose-bisphosphate aldolase has product MPIATPEVYADMLDRAKANGFAYPAINVTSSQTLTAALRGFAEAESDGIVQISTGGAEYLSGSTVKDKVTGAVALAEFAHVVAKNYPINVALHTDHCQKDKLDSYVRPLIAVSQERVDAGKEPLFQSHMWDGSAVPLAENLEIAQELLAKAVAARIVLEVEIGVVGGEEDGVVGEINEKLYTTPEDALATVEALGLGDKGRYLTALTFGNVHGVYKPGNVKLRPEILKECQDAILAKYGKEKGLDLVFHGGSGSAPQEIADAVSYGVVKMNVDTDTQYAFTRPVVEHMFRNYDGVLKIDGEVGNKKQYDPRTWGKAAEAGMAARVVEACQNLNAVGTHK; this is encoded by the coding sequence ATGCCCATCGCAACTCCTGAGGTCTATGCCGACATGCTGGATCGGGCCAAGGCGAACGGCTTCGCCTACCCGGCCATCAACGTCACGTCTTCGCAGACCCTGACCGCTGCGCTGCGCGGATTCGCCGAGGCCGAGTCCGACGGCATCGTCCAGATCTCCACCGGTGGTGCGGAGTACCTCTCCGGGTCCACCGTGAAGGACAAGGTCACCGGTGCGGTGGCCCTCGCCGAGTTCGCCCACGTCGTGGCCAAGAACTACCCGATCAACGTGGCTCTGCACACCGACCACTGCCAGAAGGACAAGCTCGACTCGTACGTCCGCCCGCTGATCGCCGTCTCCCAGGAGCGCGTCGACGCCGGCAAGGAGCCGCTCTTCCAGTCGCACATGTGGGACGGCTCGGCCGTGCCGCTGGCCGAGAACCTGGAGATCGCCCAGGAACTGCTCGCCAAGGCGGTCGCCGCCCGGATCGTCCTCGAGGTCGAGATCGGTGTCGTCGGTGGCGAGGAGGACGGTGTCGTCGGCGAGATCAACGAGAAGCTCTACACCACCCCGGAGGACGCCCTGGCGACCGTCGAAGCCCTCGGCCTCGGCGACAAGGGCCGCTATCTGACCGCGCTGACCTTCGGCAACGTGCACGGCGTCTACAAGCCGGGCAACGTGAAGCTGCGCCCGGAGATCCTCAAGGAGTGCCAGGACGCCATCCTGGCCAAGTACGGCAAGGAGAAGGGCCTCGACCTGGTCTTCCACGGCGGCTCCGGCTCCGCGCCGCAGGAGATCGCCGACGCGGTCTCGTACGGTGTGGTGAAGATGAACGTCGACACCGACACCCAGTACGCCTTCACCCGCCCGGTCGTGGAGCACATGTTCCGCAACTACGACGGCGTCCTGAAGATCGACGGCGAGGTCGGCAACAAGAAGCAGTACGACCCCCGTACCTGGGGCAAGGCGGCCGAGGCCGGCATGGCCGCTCGCGTCGTCGAGGCCTGCCAGAACCTCAACGCCGTCGGCACCCACAAGTGA
- a CDS encoding GntR family transcriptional regulator: protein MSTSGDLLAKLPTDQEGGTTTKRVRVRRRLEELIDTGLKPGDAIPSERTLVAGLGVSRVTVRQAIADLVEVGRLERVHGKGTYVTGPQVDSQLHLTSFSREMRERGLRPETKVLAASQVAADAEVAEKLHVPVGRPVVRVERLRLADGTPMAHEVGYYPSALFPGLLEQKLDTLYDVFATKYGFVVSSGYQTVRSEAADAVHAHVLQIPRKAPLLVQERVTKSGDTTMEFATSWYRADRYRIHMKITPAGTGNGA from the coding sequence GTGAGTACGTCCGGCGACCTCTTGGCGAAGCTCCCGACCGACCAGGAGGGCGGGACCACCACCAAGCGAGTTCGGGTACGCCGGAGGCTCGAGGAACTCATCGACACCGGACTCAAGCCGGGTGATGCCATCCCCTCCGAACGGACGCTCGTCGCGGGCCTCGGGGTGAGCCGGGTGACCGTGCGCCAGGCGATCGCCGACTTGGTCGAGGTCGGCCGGTTGGAACGGGTGCACGGCAAGGGGACGTACGTCACCGGCCCGCAGGTCGACTCCCAGCTGCACCTGACTTCCTTCTCCCGCGAGATGCGCGAGCGGGGCCTGCGCCCGGAGACCAAGGTGCTCGCGGCGAGCCAGGTGGCCGCCGACGCCGAGGTGGCCGAGAAGCTGCATGTCCCGGTCGGCCGCCCGGTGGTCCGGGTCGAACGACTGCGGCTCGCCGACGGCACCCCGATGGCCCACGAGGTCGGCTACTACCCCTCCGCGCTGTTCCCGGGGCTGCTGGAGCAGAAGCTCGACACGCTCTACGACGTGTTCGCGACCAAGTACGGCTTCGTGGTCTCGTCGGGCTATCAGACCGTACGCTCCGAGGCCGCCGACGCGGTCCACGCCCACGTCCTGCAGATCCCGCGCAAGGCCCCGCTGCTGGTGCAGGAACGGGTGACGAAGAGCGGGGACACCACGATGGAGTTCGCCACGTCGTGGTACCGGGCCGACCGCTACCGGATCCATATGAAGATCACTCCGGCGGGCACCGGCAACGGAGCCTGA
- a CDS encoding TrmH family RNA methyltransferase, protein MDPGLLAAGDHRNVVDGYRYWSVEAIVADLDTRRHPLHLAIQNWEHDFNIGSMVRTANAFNVAGVHIVGRRRWNRRGAMVTDRYLHVQHHPDAADLAAWAHQARIPLIGVDNLPGSVPLERTTLPQACCLVFGSEGTGLTDDLLAACEQLVAITQYGSTRSINAGAAAAIAMYHWAQRWAGTPRTVDRPAEQTLNGDAPPFRQPVP, encoded by the coding sequence CTGGACCCCGGCCTGCTCGCCGCCGGCGACCACCGCAACGTCGTCGACGGCTACCGCTACTGGAGTGTCGAGGCGATCGTGGCCGACCTGGACACCCGGCGCCATCCGCTGCACCTCGCGATCCAGAACTGGGAGCACGACTTCAACATCGGGTCGATGGTCCGCACCGCCAACGCCTTCAACGTCGCCGGGGTGCACATCGTCGGCCGCCGTCGCTGGAACCGCCGCGGCGCGATGGTGACCGACCGCTACCTGCACGTGCAGCACCACCCGGACGCCGCCGACCTCGCCGCCTGGGCCCACCAGGCCCGGATCCCGCTGATCGGCGTCGACAACCTGCCCGGGTCGGTCCCGCTGGAACGTACGACGCTGCCGCAGGCCTGCTGCCTGGTGTTCGGGTCCGAGGGGACCGGCCTGACCGACGACCTGCTCGCCGCCTGTGAGCAACTGGTCGCCATCACGCAGTACGGCTCGACCCGGTCGATCAACGCGGGTGCGGCCGCCGCGATCGCCATGTACCACTGGGCGCAGCGCTGGGCCGGAACGCCCCGAACAGTCGACCGGCCAGCTGAGCAGACGCTCAACGGGGATGCCCCTCCCTTCCGGCAGCCGGTCCCGTAG
- a CDS encoding LemA family protein encodes MNGLIIFLIILVLLVIGVVGWTIGAYNGLVRLRNRVQESWRQIDVELNRRYELIPNLVETVRGYAAHEHNTLEDITRLRNQAAALAAHEGATPSAQRAEAEEQLSGAIHNLLVSVEAYPDLKSNTNFLELQRALGETEDRIAAGRRYYNANVREYNTKIESFPTNLIAGNFHFEKAAYFEVNDVARTSPDVSFGEISYRGQGQQGAPQALPQQQSGTPAMPPGWGQGQPQQQPSQYQPQPQPSQYQPQPQPSQYQQPPQSAQPGQQPGQAPTQPGQQWPQNPPQPQQYGQPRQPQQYGQPQPNPQQPNQQQWPQNPQ; translated from the coding sequence ATGAACGGGCTGATCATCTTCCTCATCATCCTCGTGCTGCTCGTTATCGGCGTGGTCGGCTGGACGATCGGGGCGTACAACGGCCTGGTCCGCCTGCGCAACCGGGTGCAGGAGTCGTGGCGCCAGATCGACGTCGAGCTGAATCGTCGCTACGAGTTGATCCCGAACCTCGTCGAGACGGTCCGCGGCTATGCGGCCCACGAGCACAACACGCTGGAGGACATCACCCGGCTGCGCAACCAGGCCGCTGCGCTCGCCGCGCACGAGGGTGCCACCCCGTCGGCCCAGCGCGCCGAGGCCGAGGAGCAGCTGTCCGGTGCTATCCACAACCTGCTGGTGAGCGTCGAGGCGTACCCCGACCTGAAGTCGAACACGAACTTCCTCGAGCTGCAGCGCGCGCTGGGCGAGACCGAGGACCGGATCGCCGCCGGTCGGCGTTATTACAACGCGAACGTGCGGGAGTACAACACCAAGATCGAGTCGTTCCCGACCAACCTGATCGCCGGGAACTTCCACTTCGAGAAGGCCGCCTACTTCGAGGTCAACGACGTGGCGCGTACGTCGCCCGACGTGAGCTTCGGCGAGATCTCCTACCGCGGGCAGGGGCAGCAGGGGGCGCCGCAGGCGCTGCCGCAGCAGCAGTCCGGTACGCCGGCGATGCCGCCCGGTTGGGGTCAGGGCCAGCCGCAGCAGCAGCCGTCGCAGTATCAGCCGCAGCCCCAGCCGTCGCAGTATCAGCCGCAGCCCCAGCCGTCGCAGTATCAGCAGCCCCCGCAGTCCGCCCAGCCGGGGCAGCAGCCCGGTCAGGCACCGACACAGCCCGGCCAGCAGTGGCCGCAGAACCCTCCGCAGCCGCAGCAGTACGGTCAGCCTCGGCAGCCGCAGCAGTACGGCCAGCCCCAGCCGAACCCTCAGCAGCCGAACCAACAGCAGTGGCCGCAGAACCCCCAGTAG
- the pyrE gene encoding orotate phosphoribosyltransferase, translated as MARSDISAADREALIGLVNDLAVVREHVVLSSGREADFYVDMRRVTLDGVAAPIVGRVMRALTADLDFDAVGGLTLGADPVAGAMLHSAAADGRRLDAFVVRKEAKQHGLHRRIEGTDVAGRRVLVVEDTSTTGGSALTAVEALREAGAEVVAVAVIVDRGTGAAEKVAEAGLEYRYALSAAEDLGLV; from the coding sequence ATGGCTCGCTCCGATATCTCCGCCGCCGATCGCGAAGCCCTGATCGGTCTCGTCAACGACCTCGCCGTCGTCCGGGAACACGTCGTGCTGTCCTCCGGCCGGGAGGCCGACTTCTACGTCGACATGCGCCGGGTGACGCTGGACGGCGTGGCCGCGCCGATCGTCGGCCGGGTGATGCGGGCGCTGACCGCCGACCTGGACTTCGACGCGGTGGGCGGGCTCACCCTGGGCGCCGACCCCGTCGCGGGCGCGATGCTGCACTCCGCCGCCGCCGACGGCCGGCGTCTGGACGCGTTCGTGGTGCGCAAGGAGGCCAAGCAGCACGGGCTGCACCGCCGGATCGAGGGCACCGATGTCGCCGGCCGCCGGGTCCTGGTGGTCGAGGACACCTCCACCACCGGCGGGTCTGCCCTGACCGCCGTCGAGGCGCTGCGCGAGGCCGGCGCCGAAGTGGTGGCCGTCGCGGTGATCGTCGACCGGGGAACCGGGGCCGCGGAGAAGGTCGCCGAGGCCGGACTGGAATACCGCTACGCGCTGTCCGCGGCGGAGGACCTCGGGCTGGTCTAG
- a CDS encoding class E sortase, with the protein MGLVVGILLLVIGLTVLGWFGYQYVGTTIISQQSYGRTATQLQQDWSSGQTSPAAATSGDVRPDGTVTRIPGDALGIMRVPAFGDSWAVPILDGTDQSILARGLGWYENTVGPGQVGNFAVAGHVVTHGQPFRELKSLQKGATIDVETRDAVYTYVMDFSATVTDADTWVLDPVPGHPGEHPTDKLITLTTCADLFRSPDRYIVFGHLVSTRQK; encoded by the coding sequence GTGGGCCTCGTCGTGGGCATCCTCCTGCTGGTGATCGGGCTCACCGTGCTCGGCTGGTTCGGCTACCAGTACGTCGGCACGACGATCATCTCCCAGCAGTCGTACGGCCGCACCGCCACCCAGCTGCAGCAGGACTGGTCGAGCGGGCAGACGAGTCCCGCCGCCGCGACCAGCGGCGACGTACGCCCCGACGGGACGGTGACCCGCATCCCCGGGGACGCCCTGGGGATCATGCGGGTGCCGGCCTTCGGTGACTCCTGGGCGGTGCCGATCCTCGACGGGACCGATCAGTCCATCCTCGCCCGGGGGCTGGGTTGGTACGAGAACACCGTCGGTCCCGGCCAGGTCGGCAACTTCGCGGTCGCCGGTCACGTGGTGACCCATGGGCAACCGTTCCGCGAGCTGAAGAGCCTGCAGAAGGGCGCGACCATCGACGTCGAGACCCGCGACGCCGTCTACACGTACGTGATGGACTTCTCGGCCACCGTGACCGACGCCGACACCTGGGTCCTCGACCCGGTGCCGGGCCACCCCGGCGAGCACCCGACCGACAAGCTGATCACGCTGACCACTTGCGCCGACCTGTTCCGGTCCCCGGACCGCTACATCGTCTTCGGCCATCTGGTGAGCACCCGGCAGAAGTAG
- a CDS encoding fused MFS/spermidine synthase — protein sequence MSRRRSRPHGPEPEGGPDPAGGSGPPGERPVPPRVLPDPDRPGAWLVRIGTTDQSHIDPAHPTVLEFDYMQRIAEAIDAYAPAGERIRIVHIGGAGMSLARYVAATRPTSAQLVLEPDAALTQEVRDKAPLPRRSGIKVRPVDGRSGITSIPADHADIVVLDAFDGARVPGELVTAEFLADVRRVLVPGGLFLANVTDAGTMDWSRRVAVGVRATWSHAAISAEPSTWRGRRFGNVILYGSAAPLPTRELAREAAAAVFAYRFLDEEALADWCAGARPFTAADAEASPVPPELFLGH from the coding sequence ATGTCCCGCCGCCGATCCCGCCCGCACGGCCCGGAACCGGAGGGCGGCCCCGATCCCGCCGGCGGTTCCGGCCCTCCCGGGGAACGTCCCGTCCCGCCACGCGTACTGCCCGACCCGGACCGCCCCGGCGCCTGGCTGGTCCGGATCGGCACCACCGACCAGTCCCACATCGATCCCGCGCATCCGACCGTGCTGGAGTTCGACTACATGCAGCGGATCGCCGAGGCGATCGACGCGTACGCCCCGGCGGGCGAACGGATCCGGATCGTGCACATCGGCGGGGCCGGGATGAGCCTGGCCCGCTACGTCGCCGCGACCCGACCCACCTCCGCCCAGCTCGTCCTCGAACCCGACGCCGCCCTCACCCAGGAGGTGCGGGACAAGGCGCCGCTGCCGCGCCGCTCCGGGATCAAGGTGCGGCCCGTCGACGGACGGTCCGGGATCACCTCGATCCCCGCCGACCACGCCGACATCGTCGTCCTCGACGCATTCGACGGGGCCCGTGTGCCGGGAGAACTGGTCACCGCCGAGTTCCTCGCCGACGTCCGCCGGGTGCTGGTGCCGGGCGGCCTGTTCCTGGCCAACGTCACCGACGCCGGCACGATGGACTGGTCCCGGCGGGTCGCGGTCGGCGTACGGGCCACCTGGTCGCACGCCGCGATCTCCGCCGAACCGTCCACCTGGCGGGGCCGGCGCTTCGGCAACGTCATCCTCTACGGGTCCGCCGCGCCGCTGCCGACCCGGGAACTGGCCCGGGAGGCGGCCGCGGCGGTGTTCGCCTACCGGTTCCTCGACGAGGAGGCGCTGGCCGACTGGTGCGCGGGGGCGCGGCCGTTCACCGCTGCGGACGCCGAGGCATCCCCGGTGCCGCCGGAGCTGTTCCTCGGGCACTGA
- a CDS encoding PspC domain-containing protein, whose protein sequence is MLDIGITRPAEGRVIAGVCAGLGAKFGIDPLILRIAFAVSLFWGGAGALVYAILWVLMPSEK, encoded by the coding sequence ATGCTCGACATCGGCATCACCCGCCCGGCCGAGGGCCGCGTCATCGCCGGCGTGTGCGCCGGCCTCGGCGCCAAGTTCGGCATCGATCCCCTCATCCTGCGCATCGCCTTCGCCGTTTCGCTGTTCTGGGGCGGCGCCGGCGCTCTCGTCTACGCGATCCTCTGGGTGCTGATGCCCAGCGAGAAGTGA
- a CDS encoding PspC domain-containing protein: MNDWYRPRNNRVIAGVCAGIARKLGIGANWVRLAFILLIWFAGVPLWIYLIGWILMPNEP; encoded by the coding sequence ATGAACGACTGGTACCGCCCCCGCAACAACCGCGTGATCGCGGGCGTCTGCGCCGGCATCGCCCGCAAACTCGGCATCGGCGCCAACTGGGTGCGCCTCGCCTTCATCCTGCTGATCTGGTTCGCCGGCGTGCCGCTGTGGATCTACCTGATCGGCTGGATCCTGATGCCGAACGAGCCCTGA
- a CDS encoding transporter substrate-binding domain-containing protein, protein MKTPRILPAIAGLLVACLSLSACAGGGSAAPAASSSASGSTALTDLQKSGVLKVGTEGTYAPFTFHDQTTNQLTGYDIEVITAVAGKLGVKPQFSETKWDAIFAGLEAKRYDLVANEVSINDDRKAKYDLTATYSVSYPVVIVKADNTAITSIGSLKGHTAAQTATSNWGTFATDNGATLKPVDGFTEAVAAVKDGRVDLTVNDNLAALEYFTTTKDTSVKTAVEVPDQKVLQAFALRKDSGLVEPINQALSDLAADGTLAKIGEKYFGKDISH, encoded by the coding sequence ATGAAGACTCCCCGCATCCTCCCGGCGATCGCAGGTCTCCTCGTCGCCTGCCTCAGCCTGAGCGCATGCGCCGGCGGAGGATCTGCCGCTCCGGCCGCCAGCAGCTCCGCGTCCGGCTCGACCGCCCTGACCGATCTGCAGAAGTCGGGCGTGCTCAAGGTCGGCACCGAGGGCACGTACGCCCCCTTCACCTTCCACGACCAGACCACCAACCAGCTCACCGGCTACGACATCGAGGTGATCACTGCGGTCGCCGGCAAGCTCGGGGTGAAGCCGCAGTTCTCCGAGACCAAGTGGGATGCGATCTTCGCCGGGCTGGAGGCCAAGCGCTACGACCTGGTCGCCAACGAGGTGTCGATCAACGATGACCGCAAGGCCAAGTACGACCTGACGGCGACCTACTCGGTGTCCTACCCGGTCGTCATCGTCAAGGCCGACAACACCGCGATCACCTCGATCGGCTCACTCAAGGGCCACACCGCCGCACAGACCGCGACGTCCAACTGGGGCACGTTCGCCACCGACAACGGCGCGACCCTGAAGCCGGTGGACGGTTTCACCGAGGCCGTCGCCGCGGTCAAGGACGGCCGGGTCGACCTCACGGTGAACGACAACCTGGCCGCTCTGGAGTACTTCACCACCACCAAGGACACCAGCGTGAAGACCGCCGTCGAGGTGCCCGACCAGAAGGTCCTCCAGGCGTTCGCGCTGCGCAAGGACTCCGGCTTGGTCGAGCCGATCAACCAAGCGCTGTCCGACCTGGCCGCCGACGGCACCCTGGCGAAGATCGGCGAGAAGTACTTCGGCAAGGACATCTCGCACTGA